One window of the Thermomicrobiales bacterium genome contains the following:
- a CDS encoding metalloregulator ArsR/SmtB family transcription factor has product MTLGTVISVDEIATRLKVLADPTRLRIFDLLLGGERCNCEMGGLLGLAPNLISHHLGVLRGSGLVVARRDTNDARWIYYSVDRAALADMAAMLSAFFSPDRLADRDPACGPPMNGQ; this is encoded by the coding sequence ATGACCCTTGGAACAGTCATTTCGGTTGATGAGATCGCCACCAGGCTGAAGGTTCTCGCCGATCCAACCCGTCTGCGCATCTTCGATTTGCTCCTGGGCGGTGAGCGCTGCAACTGCGAGATGGGTGGGTTGCTCGGCCTTGCGCCGAACTTGATTTCACACCACCTCGGCGTATTGCGTGGAAGCGGTCTGGTCGTCGCCCGGCGCGACACGAATGACGCTCGCTGGATCTACTACTCGGTGGATCGCGCTGCTCTGGCAGACATGGCGGCGATGCTCTCCGCGTTCTTCTCCCCCGACCGCCTCGCCGACCGGGATCCGGCCTGCGGCCCGCCAATGAATGGGCAATAA
- a CDS encoding ArsA-related P-loop ATPase, translated as MTAATQPTADVLPGIPALDWTSWDTPFLFFTGKDGVGKTTITSTVAVALADLGRHVVLVSTDPTSNLDDVFQVAVDGAPTPVADAPNLLLNVDPHQTVETYRERGVASDEEIRAAEEQLSGVCTVEIAAFNEFTRLRRGQRDLSHLPRRARPHPLVVPRPQPDPGE; from the coding sequence ATGACGGCCGCCACGCAACCCACGGCCGACGTCCTGCCGGGTATCCCTGCGCTGGACTGGACCAGCTGGGATACGCCGTTCCTCTTCTTCACCGGCAAGGACGGCGTCGGGAAGACGACCATTACCAGCACCGTCGCGGTCGCGCTGGCCGACCTGGGCCGTCACGTGGTGCTGGTCAGTACCGACCCGACCTCGAATCTCGACGACGTCTTCCAGGTGGCCGTCGACGGCGCGCCGACCCCGGTCGCCGACGCCCCGAACCTGCTACTCAACGTCGACCCGCACCAGACCGTCGAGACCTACCGCGAGCGCGGCGTCGCCAGCGACGAGGAGATCCGCGCCGCGGAGGAGCAGCTCTCGGGCGTCTGCACGGTCGAGATTGCCGCCTTCAATGAGTTCACCCGTCTGCGACGCGGCCAACGAGACCTGTCCCATCTTCCCCGGCGCGCCAGGCCGCATCCACTGGTCGTTCCCCGACCCCAGCCAGACCCAGGGGAGTGA
- the arsM gene encoding arsenite methyltransferase, translating to MQSADVRATVKKRYGEVAMSVIGGNRASCCGTSATSCCASDGVSIGSLLASGDYSAEETISLPGDAILASLGCGNPTALAELAPGQVVLDLGSGGGIDVLLSARRVGPEGFVYGLDMTDEMLELAERNRSTAGAENVKFLKGEIEDIPLPDNSIDVIISNCVINLSSDKPRVLREAFRVLRPGGLFAVSDIVIQGELPAEIRANMDAWVGCVAGAMEEAEYVGRLVAAGFVDARIEVTNVHDTDDASGCCGALAGEGRVVSGFVRAWKPA from the coding sequence ATGCAGTCAGCGGACGTACGTGCGACTGTCAAGAAGCGTTATGGCGAAGTTGCCATGTCGGTGATCGGTGGGAATCGGGCGAGTTGTTGCGGGACGTCCGCGACATCGTGCTGTGCGTCCGACGGTGTCTCGATCGGCTCGCTGCTCGCCAGTGGTGACTATTCAGCCGAAGAGACAATCTCGCTCCCAGGCGACGCCATCCTCGCGTCGCTTGGCTGTGGGAACCCGACCGCGCTCGCCGAGCTCGCGCCGGGACAGGTGGTGCTCGATCTCGGCTCTGGTGGAGGGATCGACGTGCTGCTCTCGGCCCGACGAGTTGGGCCGGAGGGCTTCGTCTACGGGCTGGACATGACCGACGAGATGCTGGAGCTGGCCGAGCGCAACCGCTCCACGGCCGGCGCTGAGAACGTGAAGTTTCTGAAGGGCGAGATCGAAGATATCCCGCTGCCGGATAACAGCATCGACGTTATCATCTCCAACTGTGTGATTAATCTTTCATCCGACAAGCCGCGGGTGCTGCGCGAGGCGTTCCGCGTCCTGCGGCCCGGTGGGCTGTTCGCTGTCTCTGACATCGTTATTCAGGGTGAGCTGCCAGCAGAGATCCGCGCCAACATGGATGCCTGGGTTGGCTGTGTGGCCGGGGCGATGGAGGAGGCCGAGTACGTCGGTAGACTTGTGGCGGCCGGATTTGTCGACGCCAGGATTGAGGTAACCAACGTCCACGACACCGATGATGCGTCTGGCTGCTGTGGCGCGCTGGCCGGTGAGGGTCGGGTCGTTAGCGGCTTCGTCCGGGCCTGGAAGCCAGCCTGA
- a CDS encoding 1-deoxy-D-xylulose-5-phosphate synthase N-terminal domain-containing protein, with product MAQGMAHATEIIDISQLLGDERPLSQEQLAVLDTIQKRILWLSTQIINHANHVRPNVDGLKVGGHQASSASVVSILTALYFHSLKQGDRVSIKPHASPAYHSIQYLLGQLDPGYLTTLREYKGLQSYPSRTKDPDPVDFSTGSVGLGAVAPLFAALAHRYAHEHFGEVTSNRFIALVGDAELDEGNIWEALIEESLAWVGNVLWIIDLNRQSLDRVIPGIRATRLKHLFANAGWRVIETKYGHHLREAFARPGGEALRQAIDDMDNEEYQILIRLPGETLRPRLIRRGGVDNADIARVIKDVPDAELPGLLANLGGHDLGDLVGAIEEALAPGDRPTVLFAYTIKGWNLPFAGEALNHSALLNPNQLEPLREALGIPADEAWSRFDPASAEGQLCAASWEQLYAGDTVPAPPVRAERIPAHIGHNRTKATSTQEALGRLLTQLADIPEVGKRIVTASPDVAVSTNLGGWINKLGVFASRAAPVYDEGPKLLRWEPKPSGQHIELGISEMNLFMWLSMFGLSHELSGQLLFPIGTVYDPFVCRGLDAFIYGVYSKSKFIVAGTPSGISLAPEGGNHQSTITPSIGMELPNVMYYEPTFAQDMEWILLEGLRQICDREHGISTYLRLSTADVDQTLFQPSLDRFGQDELRRQVLAGGYRIIDATLDAPETNPADTVQIVSAGIMLPEAIAAARQLHDEGVAANVIALTSPQKVFDGWQKRQRQSMANGGKREPIHFDTLIPPAERHAPIVTVLDGASHALSWLGSVYGAPSIALGVDEFGQSGSRPDLYRHYGIDAEHIASAAFAMLDGREG from the coding sequence ATGGCACAGGGGATGGCACACGCCACGGAGATCATCGATATTAGCCAGCTGCTCGGTGATGAGCGCCCGCTCTCACAGGAGCAGCTGGCTGTTCTCGACACGATCCAGAAACGCATCCTCTGGCTCTCGACCCAGATCATCAACCACGCCAACCACGTCCGGCCCAACGTCGACGGCCTCAAGGTCGGCGGCCACCAGGCTTCCTCCGCCTCGGTCGTCTCGATCCTCACCGCGCTCTATTTCCACTCGCTGAAGCAGGGCGACCGTGTCTCGATCAAGCCGCACGCATCGCCGGCCTACCATTCCATCCAGTACCTGCTCGGCCAGCTCGACCCCGGATACCTGACGACGCTCCGCGAGTACAAGGGGCTGCAGTCGTACCCCAGCCGGACGAAAGACCCGGACCCGGTCGACTTCTCGACCGGCTCGGTCGGCCTCGGCGCGGTCGCACCGCTGTTCGCCGCGCTGGCGCACCGCTACGCCCACGAGCACTTCGGCGAGGTGACCTCCAATCGCTTCATCGCCCTGGTCGGCGACGCCGAGCTGGACGAGGGCAACATCTGGGAGGCGCTGATCGAGGAGTCGCTGGCCTGGGTCGGCAACGTGCTGTGGATCATCGATCTCAACCGCCAGTCGCTCGACCGCGTCATTCCCGGAATCCGGGCCACCCGGCTGAAGCACCTGTTCGCCAACGCTGGCTGGCGGGTGATCGAGACGAAGTACGGCCATCATCTGCGCGAGGCGTTCGCCCGACCCGGCGGCGAGGCGCTGCGTCAGGCGATCGACGACATGGACAACGAGGAGTACCAGATCCTCATCCGGCTGCCGGGGGAGACGCTGCGTCCGCGGCTGATCCGCCGCGGCGGCGTCGACAACGCCGATATCGCCCGCGTCATCAAGGATGTGCCGGACGCCGAGCTGCCCGGCCTGCTGGCCAATCTCGGCGGCCACGACCTGGGCGATCTCGTCGGCGCGATCGAGGAAGCGCTGGCGCCGGGCGACCGGCCGACCGTGCTGTTCGCCTACACGATCAAGGGCTGGAATCTCCCGTTCGCCGGCGAGGCGCTGAACCACTCGGCGCTGCTCAATCCCAACCAGCTCGAGCCACTGCGCGAGGCACTCGGCATCCCGGCCGATGAGGCGTGGTCGCGGTTCGACCCCGCTTCGGCCGAGGGGCAGCTCTGCGCCGCGTCGTGGGAGCAGCTGTACGCGGGCGACACCGTGCCGGCCCCGCCGGTGCGGGCCGAGCGGATCCCGGCGCATATCGGGCACAACCGGACGAAGGCGACCTCGACCCAGGAGGCGCTCGGCCGGCTGCTCACCCAGCTTGCCGATATCCCGGAGGTCGGCAAGCGCATCGTCACCGCCTCGCCCGACGTCGCCGTCTCGACCAATCTCGGCGGCTGGATCAACAAGCTCGGCGTCTTCGCGTCGCGGGCAGCGCCGGTCTACGACGAGGGACCGAAGCTGCTGCGCTGGGAGCCGAAGCCGAGCGGCCAGCACATCGAGCTGGGCATCTCCGAGATGAACCTGTTCATGTGGCTGTCGATGTTCGGCCTGTCGCACGAGTTGAGCGGCCAGCTACTCTTCCCGATCGGCACCGTCTACGACCCGTTCGTCTGTCGCGGGCTGGACGCCTTCATCTATGGCGTCTACAGCAAGTCGAAGTTCATCGTCGCGGGAACGCCGTCCGGCATCTCGCTGGCGCCAGAGGGCGGCAACCACCAGTCGACGATCACGCCGTCGATCGGCATGGAGCTGCCGAACGTCATGTACTACGAGCCGACCTTCGCCCAGGACATGGAGTGGATCCTGCTGGAGGGGTTGCGCCAGATCTGCGATCGCGAGCATGGCATCTCGACCTACCTGCGCCTCTCGACCGCGGATGTCGACCAGACGCTGTTCCAGCCGTCGCTCGACCGGTTCGGCCAGGATGAGTTGCGCCGCCAGGTGCTGGCCGGCGGCTACCGGATTATCGACGCCACGCTCGACGCGCCGGAGACCAACCCGGCCGACACCGTCCAGATTGTCAGCGCCGGGATCATGCTGCCGGAGGCGATTGCCGCGGCCCGGCAGCTCCACGACGAAGGTGTCGCGGCGAACGTGATCGCCCTCACCTCGCCGCAGAAGGTGTTCGACGGTTGGCAGAAGCGCCAGCGCCAGTCGATGGCCAACGGCGGCAAGCGCGAGCCGATCCACTTCGACACGCTGATCCCGCCGGCCGAGCGGCACGCGCCGATCGTCACCGTGCTCGACGGCGCGTCGCACGCGCTCTCCTGGCTCGGCAGCGTCTACGGCGCGCCATCGATCGCCCTCGGCGTCGACGAGTTTGGCCAGTCCGGCTCGCGCCCCGACCTCTACCGCCACTACGGCATCGACGCCGAGCACATCGCCAGCGCAGCCTTCGCCATGCTCGACGGGCGCGAGGGGTAG
- a CDS encoding carbon-nitrogen hydrolase family protein, with amino-acid sequence MTVYPEFTLAAVQAAPVLFDREASTEKACRLIAEAGRAGASLAAFGECWLPGYPVFVWESNPSVLWWKAAAEYLANAVEIPSPTTDRLCQAARRAGIDVVIGVLELDPITRGTAYCTLLFIGREGVIVGRHRKLKPTGMERAVWGEGDASGLMVHERPYGRISGLNCWEHNILLPGYALMAQGTQIHVAAWPGMEINPAPQSPDSMWARQLLLSRAFASQAGAYVILSAGLLRSEDIPERYHELIGSWALTGDSLHHRPARRGDRRPRRG; translated from the coding sequence ATGACCGTGTACCCGGAGTTCACCTTGGCGGCCGTGCAGGCGGCGCCCGTCCTCTTCGACCGCGAGGCGTCGACCGAGAAGGCCTGCCGGCTGATCGCTGAGGCGGGACGGGCCGGCGCGTCGCTCGCCGCTTTCGGGGAGTGCTGGCTGCCAGGATACCCCGTGTTCGTATGGGAGAGCAATCCCTCGGTGCTCTGGTGGAAGGCGGCCGCTGAGTACCTCGCAAACGCTGTGGAGATTCCGAGCCCGACCACCGACCGGCTCTGCCAGGCCGCCCGTCGCGCTGGCATCGACGTGGTGATTGGCGTCCTGGAGCTCGACCCGATCACCAGGGGAACCGCCTACTGCACACTGCTCTTCATCGGGCGCGAGGGGGTGATCGTGGGCCGCCACCGCAAGCTCAAGCCGACGGGCATGGAGCGGGCGGTCTGGGGCGAGGGGGACGCGTCGGGCCTGATGGTCCACGAGCGACCGTACGGCCGAATAAGCGGGTTGAACTGTTGGGAACACAACATCCTCCTCCCCGGCTATGCGTTGATGGCACAGGGAACCCAGATTCATGTCGCGGCCTGGCCGGGCATGGAGATCAATCCGGCCCCGCAGTCGCCTGACTCGATGTGGGCACGCCAGCTCCTCCTGTCGCGGGCATTCGCCTCCCAGGCGGGCGCCTACGTTATCCTCTCTGCCGGCCTGCTGAGGAGCGAAGACATCCCCGAGCGGTACCATGAGCTGATTGGGTCGTGGGCCCTTACCGGCGACAGCCTGCATCATCGACCCGCGCGGCGAGGTGATCGCCGGCCCCGCCGAGGGTGA
- a CDS encoding aminoglycoside phosphotransferase family protein, with translation MSKPDDSITKEVGTSSPIDPGAILAALGVTRAETITPVLGGQDAALFRVELEVDTFALRVFRPGDEAASAREVTVMRAVGEAGIAVPKVHAAGVWQRRPALLLEWRPGRTIAEAAIAEPERAEPLGVAAGRVLARLHAVEPPDAISDRSWLDWFAIPDALGRALVAAAGPARLLHLDYHPLNLLADGDDITAVLDWANARSGDPRADLARSIAILRLGVDEALVDVGPVVSAFERGLIDGYVESAGPLVEMPVFLAWAGHGMLHDLAQRLTPEKRARILAWTAEREREAGVT, from the coding sequence GTGAGCAAACCGGACGATTCCATTACAAAGGAAGTGGGCACGTCATCCCCCATCGACCCAGGCGCAATCCTCGCCGCACTGGGAGTCACCCGAGCCGAGACCATCACCCCGGTTCTCGGAGGGCAGGATGCCGCGCTCTTCCGCGTCGAGCTCGAGGTCGACACGTTTGCCCTGCGTGTCTTTCGGCCGGGGGACGAGGCCGCAAGCGCGCGAGAAGTCACGGTGATGCGCGCTGTGGGTGAGGCAGGCATCGCTGTCCCGAAGGTGCATGCTGCCGGCGTCTGGCAGCGCCGTCCCGCGCTGCTACTGGAATGGCGGCCGGGACGCACAATCGCTGAGGCGGCTATCGCCGAGCCAGAGCGCGCCGAGCCGCTCGGCGTCGCCGCCGGTCGGGTTCTTGCTCGCCTGCACGCGGTCGAGCCACCGGACGCCATCAGCGATCGCTCGTGGCTCGACTGGTTCGCCATCCCCGACGCGCTCGGCCGGGCACTGGTCGCCGCCGCGGGGCCGGCCCGGCTGCTGCACCTCGACTACCATCCGCTCAACCTGCTGGCCGACGGCGACGACATCACCGCCGTGCTCGACTGGGCCAACGCCCGCTCCGGCGACCCACGGGCAGACCTCGCCCGGTCGATCGCCATCCTGCGCCTCGGCGTCGATGAAGCGCTGGTCGATGTCGGCCCGGTCGTTTCCGCGTTCGAGCGTGGACTGATCGACGGGTACGTCGAGTCGGCCGGTCCTCTGGTGGAGATGCCGGTCTTTCTCGCCTGGGCCGGCCACGGCATGCTCCACGACCTCGCCCAGCGCCTCACGCCCGAAAAGCGCGCCCGCATCCTCGCCTGGACGGCGGAACGCGAGCGCGAGGCGGGGGTGACGTAA
- a CDS encoding type II toxin-antitoxin system HicB family antitoxin: protein MTDGPNYTMLIQWPDDDQAFLVTLPAWEERVFGPVTHGDTYEAAARNGLAVIELLIESAIQHGEPLPRPRYYGRMTA, encoded by the coding sequence ATGACTGATGGGCCGAACTACACGATGCTGATCCAGTGGCCCGACGACGATCAGGCGTTCCTCGTGACTCTCCCTGCATGGGAAGAGCGGGTCTTCGGCCCGGTCACCCACGGCGACACCTATGAGGCGGCGGCCCGGAATGGTCTGGCGGTGATCGAGCTGCTGATCGAGTCGGCGATCCAGCATGGCGAGCCGCTGCCGCGTCCGCGTTACTACGGCCGCATGACTGCCTGA
- a CDS encoding MFS transporter: MLVVAWSRVESLLGFYLVWAGIGLVMAAVLYEPAFVVVATWFRRYRARALTLLTFVAGLASVIYIPLSDRLVGSYGWRDALLVLAVILAVGTIPLHALVLRRSPEAIGLTPDGEPSAIDGVGGVVAEPRVTPREALRSPAFWWLIAAFILAMLATMTMTVHLIPYLIGRGFSSGFAASAAGAIGLLALPGRLIFTPLGGRIQRRVVTAAIFVVQTLSLIALLFVPGVWGVVLFVVLFGAGFGAITPARAALVSDLFGASSYGSINGVVALCVTAARAIAPVGAGLLLAAAGSYTPVIWIATALSALAAVAALRAR, translated from the coding sequence GTGCTCGTCGTTGCCTGGTCGCGGGTCGAGTCGCTGCTCGGCTTCTACCTCGTCTGGGCCGGGATCGGGCTGGTGATGGCGGCGGTACTGTATGAGCCGGCCTTCGTCGTCGTCGCGACCTGGTTCCGACGCTATCGGGCCCGCGCGCTGACACTGCTCACGTTTGTCGCGGGTCTGGCCAGCGTCATCTACATCCCCCTCAGCGACCGGCTGGTCGGCAGTTACGGCTGGCGCGATGCATTGCTCGTCCTCGCCGTCATCCTCGCGGTCGGAACGATCCCACTCCACGCACTGGTCCTGCGGCGGAGTCCGGAGGCAATCGGGCTGACGCCGGACGGCGAGCCCTCGGCGATCGACGGTGTAGGAGGGGTAGTTGCCGAGCCGCGCGTGACCCCGCGTGAGGCATTGCGCAGTCCTGCCTTCTGGTGGCTGATCGCGGCGTTCATTCTGGCGATGCTGGCGACGATGACGATGACCGTCCACCTGATCCCCTATCTGATCGGCCGGGGGTTTAGCTCGGGCTTCGCTGCTTCGGCGGCCGGCGCGATCGGGTTGCTGGCGCTGCCGGGCCGTTTGATCTTCACCCCGTTGGGCGGGCGTATCCAGCGGCGGGTAGTCACCGCAGCGATCTTCGTGGTCCAGACTCTGTCGCTGATCGCGCTCCTGTTCGTGCCGGGGGTGTGGGGCGTCGTCTTGTTTGTTGTCCTGTTCGGGGCCGGCTTCGGCGCGATCACTCCGGCGCGCGCGGCGCTGGTCTCGGATCTGTTCGGCGCGTCGAGCTACGGGTCGATCAACGGCGTCGTCGCGCTCTGCGTTACTGCCGCGCGGGCGATCGCGCCGGTCGGAGCGGGACTGCTGCTGGCTGCAGCCGGCTCGTATACGCCGGTCATCTGGATCGCCACCGCGCTCTCGGCGCTGGCCGCGGTCGCCGCGCTCCGAGCGCGTTGA